One genomic region from Microcystis panniformis FACHB-1757 encodes:
- a CDS encoding Uma2 family endonuclease, which produces MSQTLPKTVNFEEFVLWLPENSGVRYELHKGNIIEMAQPAGEHEEIKGFLTVKLSGIIDRLGLPYLIPNQAIVRPAGKNSGYFPDVLVLNRTKLAQEKLWKKESILRDGASIPLIIEVVSTNWRDDYYLKFADYEEMGIPEYWIVDYAALGGRNFLGTPKQPTISVCRLVEEEYQIRQFRDRDILISQTFTELNLTVNQIFLSL; this is translated from the coding sequence ATGAGCCAAACTTTACCTAAAACTGTTAATTTCGAGGAATTCGTCCTTTGGCTGCCTGAAAATTCGGGAGTGCGTTATGAGCTACACAAGGGAAATATTATTGAAATGGCACAACCCGCAGGAGAACACGAGGAAATCAAAGGATTTTTAACTGTTAAACTCAGTGGAATAATTGATAGACTAGGGCTTCCTTATTTAATTCCTAACCAAGCGATTGTCAGACCTGCTGGTAAAAATTCTGGTTATTTTCCTGATGTATTAGTGCTAAATCGAACCAAGCTCGCTCAGGAAAAATTATGGAAAAAAGAATCAATCCTTAGGGATGGTGCATCTATCCCTCTGATCATTGAAGTGGTATCGACTAACTGGCGTGATGATTACTACTTAAAATTTGCTGATTATGAAGAAATGGGTATTCCTGAATATTGGATTGTCGATTATGCAGCCTTGGGTGGGCGTAATTTTCTCGGCACTCCTAAACAACCGACCATCTCTGTTTGTCGCTTAGTTGAGGAAGAATATCAAATTCGGCAATTTCGAGACAGAGATATCCTGATCTCCCAGACTTTCACGGAATTAAATCTCACTGTCAATCAGATTTTCTTAAGTCTGTAG
- a CDS encoding HupE/UreJ family protein: MKIIFRQSWTKILTIVPLFLLIFASKTLAHHAMAGQTPDNFWNGFLSGLAHPIIGLDHLAFVVASGLIAVGMEQGLLIPLAFAIATLIGTGIHLQGINLLFPEGIVALSVVIFGVVLTLKKGLQTHSNLYTIALATLAMIAGIFHGYAYGESIIGARVAALVAYLIGFTVIQLAIASGAFFLGSVIKEKLAKQATLISKFIGLAIMAIGTTFLVGIK; the protein is encoded by the coding sequence ATGAAGATAATTTTTCGTCAAAGCTGGACAAAGATATTAACTATTGTCCCTCTCTTCCTGTTAATTTTTGCCAGCAAAACCCTTGCCCATCATGCCATGGCAGGGCAAACTCCCGATAATTTTTGGAACGGATTTTTATCGGGTTTAGCTCACCCAATTATCGGTTTAGATCATTTAGCTTTTGTGGTGGCTAGTGGTTTAATTGCTGTGGGGATGGAACAGGGTTTATTAATTCCGCTCGCTTTTGCGATTGCCACTTTAATCGGCACAGGTATTCATTTACAGGGAATAAATTTACTTTTTCCTGAAGGGATTGTTGCCCTTTCTGTGGTAATTTTTGGCGTGGTTTTAACCCTGAAAAAAGGGTTACAAACTCATTCTAATCTCTATACGATCGCTCTGGCAACTCTGGCAATGATTGCGGGAATTTTCCACGGTTATGCCTACGGAGAATCAATTATCGGGGCGCGAGTTGCCGCTTTAGTTGCCTATTTAATCGGTTTTACCGTGATCCAATTAGCGATCGCATCTGGTGCTTTTTTCCTTGGCAGTGTCATTAAGGAAAAATTAGCCAAGCAAGCGACTCTAATTAGTAAGTTCATCGGATTGGCAATTATGGCGATCGGTACAACTTTTTTAGTGGGAATTAAGTAG